From the genome of Brassica oleracea var. oleracea cultivar TO1000 chromosome C4, BOL, whole genome shotgun sequence:
ATATTTTTACTCTTTAAATGCTCGACTTTAATTCCAGACAGTTGTGATTCGATACAAAAATGTCGTTTCGAGTGTTTCATTTCTTTCTTGTTGTCAATGTTTTAGATCTCTTACTCTTAAAAGTTTCTCATATCACATAACGTATATATTGACAATAGAGCCCAAAATTTAAATACGAGCCAAGAATTAATGAAGAAACACACATATCAAGTCCCTCTCGATGATATTCAACGCGACTTCAATTACACTTTCTTCGTACGTATGTAAAATTCAATTTGACAAAAAAAAAATCAAAGCAGTTTATCCAACAAAAATGTGAAATAATTAAGCTTTACTTTTCCTTCCTTTTACATGTTTTGGGGCTTCAAATAATATATACAATGACCAAAAAAGAAGACTTGTATAGGAAGTAAACAAGAATATCCCGAAGGTTAGGGCTTGACTTCGAATTATAATAATTAGGACATCCTGGTGGTGGCCACGGAGGAGGCTGAGTGGACAACCTCGGCGAGGGGAGTGGGGTGAGGAGTAGGAAGCGGCGTAGTCCTGCAGACAGGACACGCAGGATTGATTCTAAGCCACATGTCGACACATTTGAGGTGAAAGAAGTGGTTGCAATCTGGGAGCTGACGCAGCAGATCATTCCCCTTGTAGTCTCCCAAGCATATTGGACAACACGACGACGTTGAATTTCCTTTTATTTCTGAGTAGAGGATCTTTGGGTTGCTCTGAATAGTCTCATCGTCCAGACCGTCGATGATGAAGTGGTGGTGCACACGTGCCCAATCTGGTGATGTTGAAGAAGAGAGCTGGCTACGTTTGCAGAAGTAGGAGATGAGGGTGATTGTGGTGATGATCAGAAGGAGCACTCCGATGGAGAATCCAATTCTGTATCTGAATCCTACGATGTCTTCTGTGCCAAGGAGGTGGTTGTAGCCCGGCATCACCAGAGGCGGAGGCGGTCGGAAGGTGTTCATGGCGATTGCGGTAATTGTGATGGTTTTTATAGAATGTGTTTTAGAGGAGGAAGAATATAAATAATACAGAGGTTTGGTAACATATTTGAATATGACTGGGTACTGAATCATCTTAAGATCATCTAAGTCCACGCTAAGAGGAATACAGTGTCATTTTCAATCCAACACTAAAACATTATATTAATACTATTGTTTTTGCACTGAACATTTTCTAACCGGTATTAAAGCTCATATTATTTGAGGGCAATATACATATGAAAATTTTGTGTGGTAATATTCACAAATACTTTATAAAATAAATATCAAATGATAAATATTAAACATAACAAAATTTAATTAATAATACCTTGATAAAATATTTTATGATAATACTATAATAAAACAATGTAATTTAACACTAATAATAATATTGTAAATATAAGTCGTATAAGAAAAAACACATTAATCCATATATTAAGTTGCTAATAATTATTGTAAATATAAGTTGTATAAGCTCAAACACATTAATGCTTTATTTTACGTCATGATAAGACCCAAATTAGATAAATACTGTTGATTTAACTCTTATTAAATTAAAATTCTTATAATTAATAATTTTGAAATCATAATGTTTTATTAATTTATAGAGTTATTAGTTTAATATATATATATATATATATATATATATATTAAAATATTAGATTTAAAGAGTTATCAATTTTTATTTTACTTCATATATTTTTAATATATTTTGAATACATATCATAGAATACAATTAAATTTTTATATACAATTCGGTAAATAACACTAACATAATAAAACATAAATTATAGATGCAATTCTTTTAGAATAAATAAATAAATAATACAATATTTAATGGGAGGGGTGTATTCAACTAGGAATTTGAAGTGATTTGTATTAAAATGACAAATTCACTGTTATTCAAACGTGGATTTTAAAAATCACTTTAAAATCTAGTGTTATTGAACTTACCATTTCATAAAACACTCTGAAATCCACTGTTATTGAACATAATTTAAGTTTGAGATTTTAGAGTACTTTAATTGTTAGGAATTCTTT
Proteins encoded in this window:
- the LOC106341131 gene encoding RING-H2 finger protein ATL70-like; the encoded protein is MNTFRPPPPLVMPGYNHLLGTEDIVGFRYRIGFSIGVLLLIITTITLISYFCKRSQLSSSTSPDWARVHHHFIIDGLDDETIQSNPKILYSEIKGNSTSSCCPICLGDYKGNDLLRQLPDCNHFFHLKCVDMWLRINPACPVCRTTPLPTPHPTPLAEVVHSASSVATTRMS